The Mesorhizobium sp. AR10 genome includes the window GGCTCGACCGCCTCGACGGCACCCGTATCGACGAGCTGACCGCCGTCGTGCATTCGGTGCTGTTTTGGGCCGGCAACGTTATCCTGACGCCGCTGGTCCTTCTGGTGACCCTGTTTTCTGACCGCAAGCGCACGCTGCATGATCTGCTGCTCGGCACGGTCGTCAGCCGCAGCGACCGTTGAAACAGATTTTTGCGAGTCCCCGCACGCGCTTGCGCACGAATGTGATGGCGTCCGGTGAACCGCACCTTCACAATCCTGTTGAATTTTTCGCCGTCCGCGCCAAAGGTAGAGCGATTCGCAGGAGTGTTTCCAAGCTTCGATGACGCAGCACCCGACCCAGTCGCCGCAGTTCTTCCTGACCGCGCCGTCGCCGTGCCCGTATCTTGAGGGCCAGTTCGAGCGCAAGGTGTTCACGCACCTGGTCGGCGACAAGGCGCCGGAGATGAACGACCTCTTGACGCAAGGCGGCTTCCGGCGCTCGCAGAACATCGCCTATCGGCCGGCTTGCGAGACCTGCCGCGCCTGCGTTTCGGTGCGCATCCTGGCCCAGGAATTCACCGCCAGCCGCAACATGAAGCGGGTGATCCAGCACAATTGCGACCTTGTCGGCGCCATGCACGACGCCCAGCCGTCCACCGAGCAGTATTCGCTGTTCCGCAGCTATCTCGACGCCCGCCACCGCCGTGGCGGCATGTCCGACATGACGGTGCTCGACTACGCCATGATGGTCGAGGACACCCATGTCGACACCAAGGTCATCGAATACCGTCGCCGCGGCCCTGACACCTTCATCACCGGCAAGGGCCAGGGCGAGCTGATCGCGGTGGCGCTGACCGACAAGATGGCCGATGGCCTGTCGATGGTCTATTCCTACTTCAATCCCGACTTCGAGGACCGTTCGCTCGGCACCTTCATGATCCTCGACCACATTGCCCGCGCCCGGGCGATGGGCCTGCCCCATGTCTATCTCGGCTACTGGGTCAACGGCTCGCGCAAGATGAACTATAAGATGCGCTTCATGCCGCAGGAGCATCTCGGCCCGAAAGGCTGGGAACGCTACGACCACGAAGCGGTTTCGCGCTGAGTTTTTCTTCCGCCATTCATCCTAAACTGTTTCAAGGAGGAGGAACCTGGTCTTCCAGCCGCATGGCTGGAAGACAGGTGACGGGCCGTTGTTGCAGCCTGCCTCCTCATTCATTGCGAGATTGGCATGTCAGCCCACACAGATCACCAGAAGGGCCTCCTCATCACCGCCATCGGCGGACTGACGCTGACCGTTGACATCCCGCTGATCCGGCTCGCCGACGGCAGCCCATGGACCATCCTGCTGTTGCGCACCGGCACAACCTTCATCGCGGCACTGGTCATCTGGGCCGTCTGGCGGTCGCTGAGCAGGAACGCGCCGCAGCTTATCCCCGGCTGGTCGGGGCTGGCGGTGGCCATATGCTACGGCTTGACCGGCATCACCTTCATCACCGCCGTCTACCACACCTCGACCGCCGACCTCGTCTTTATCCTCGCTTTCACCACCGTGTTCGCGGCGCTCTTGTCCTGGCTGTTCCTGAAGGAGAGACCGCGACTGGTGACACTCGCGACGATGTTGGTCATGATTTTCGGTGTGCTGATCATCGTCGGTGGTTCCGTCGGCACCGGCCATCTGTTCGGCGATTTCATGGCGCTCTGCTCAGCCTTCTTCATCGCGCTCGCCATCACCATCTCGCGCGCCAGCGGCAAGGACATGGGCTTCACCGCGCTGATCGGGGTCATCGTGCCGCTCGCGGTTGCCACGTTCATGGTCGCGGGCGAAGGCCTTCACGTCAACGCGCCATGGTGGATCATCTTCAACGGCGCCGTGATCATGCCGATCTCGTTCCTCTGCCTCGCCAACGGGCCGAAGTACATTTCCGGACCGGAAGTGGCGATGTTCTATCTCTTGGAAACCGTGCTGGCGCCAGTCTGGGTGTGGGCGATCTTTGCCGAAACGCCGTCGCGCAACAGCCTGATCGGCGGCGCGATCCTGATCATCGCGCTGGTCGCCCATTCGCTGTGGCAGCTGCATGAGGGACGCAAGCGCCGCGCCACGCTTGCCGTCAGTCACCCGGCCTGAGTCTTCTTTGCAGCGCTTGCTCGGCGACGATCTCGATCTGCGGCGAGTCGTCCAGCTCCGCGGGGCCCGCGGTAGCAAGTTCGTCCACCAGTTCCACCTCGCGCAACCATTCGCGCCAGATGGCAACCAGCAGCGCCATCAGCACCGGGCCGATGAACAGGCCAAGAAAGCCCATTGTCTTGACGCCGCCGATGAGGCCGAAAAAGGTTGGCAGGAAGGGCAGCTTGATCGGTCCGCCGACCAGTTTCGGGCGCAATGTCTTGTCGACGATGAAAAGTTCGACCGAGCCCCAGATGAACAGCGCCAGCCCGGCCATCGGCGAGCCGCTGGCGGCGAGGTAGATCGACACCAGGGTAAAAGACAGCGGCGCGCCGCCAGGGATCAGCGCCATGACGCCGGTCAACGCGCCCAGCGTCACCGGCGACGGCACACCGGCCAGCCAGTAGGCAACGCCCAGCACCAGCCCCTCGCCGATGGCGATCACGGTCATGCCGGTCACCGTCGAGGAGATCGTCGCCGGCACCACGCGTGAAATCCGCTCCCATCTCGTCGGCAGGATGCGTTCGCCGAGACGATCGACCTGGGAGGCGAAATGCGCGCCGTCGCGATAGGCGAAAAACAGCGCGATCATCATGAACAGCAGCGTCAGCAGAAGCCCGAAGGCGCTGCCGCCGGCGGCCAGCACACCGCGATAGATGCTGCCTAT containing:
- a CDS encoding arginyltransferase: MTQHPTQSPQFFLTAPSPCPYLEGQFERKVFTHLVGDKAPEMNDLLTQGGFRRSQNIAYRPACETCRACVSVRILAQEFTASRNMKRVIQHNCDLVGAMHDAQPSTEQYSLFRSYLDARHRRGGMSDMTVLDYAMMVEDTHVDTKVIEYRRRGPDTFITGKGQGELIAVALTDKMADGLSMVYSYFNPDFEDRSLGTFMILDHIARARAMGLPHVYLGYWVNGSRKMNYKMRFMPQEHLGPKGWERYDHEAVSR
- a CDS encoding DMT family transporter gives rise to the protein MSAHTDHQKGLLITAIGGLTLTVDIPLIRLADGSPWTILLLRTGTTFIAALVIWAVWRSLSRNAPQLIPGWSGLAVAICYGLTGITFITAVYHTSTADLVFILAFTTVFAALLSWLFLKERPRLVTLATMLVMIFGVLIIVGGSVGTGHLFGDFMALCSAFFIALAITISRASGKDMGFTALIGVIVPLAVATFMVAGEGLHVNAPWWIIFNGAVIMPISFLCLANGPKYISGPEVAMFYLLETVLAPVWVWAIFAETPSRNSLIGGAILIIALVAHSLWQLHEGRKRRATLAVSHPA
- a CDS encoding AI-2E family transporter — protein: MKKAEIQKPERQQRLFGLSTPLRSAVIPPLSAARWLLVLIVAAGVYFFHGFLFPVLAALVIAFASWPLYRRLLASVGGNSTIAATLAILFILTFLVVPIALAGTYAINEVREWVGWAIETNRHGAVTPHWIATLPVVGEWLNEQWTRNLGHPGGIGELIQLVSGANIGSIYRGVLAAGGSAFGLLLTLLFMMIALFFAYRDGAHFASQVDRLGERILPTRWERISRVVPATISSTVTGMTVIAIGEGLVLGVAYWLAGVPSPVTLGALTGVMALIPGGAPLSFTLVSIYLAASGSPMAGLALFIWGSVELFIVDKTLRPKLVGGPIKLPFLPTFFGLIGGVKTMGFLGLFIGPVLMALLVAIWREWLREVELVDELATAGPAELDDSPQIEIVAEQALQRRLRPGD